In the genome of Streptomyces sp. Tu 3180, the window TCGAGCTGTACGCCGCCGCGCGCGCGGTGGAGCTGCGCGAGGGGCTGACGCCCGCGCCCGCGACCAGGGCCGTGATCGAGGCCGTGCGGGAAGCCGGCGTGGGGGGCCCGGGACCGGACCGGTACCTCGCGCCCGACCTCGCCGCGGCGGAGGCGTTCGTCCGCGACGGGCGGCTGGTCGCGGCCGCGGAGACGGTCACCGGGCCGCTGGGCTGAACCGGACGGGGCCCCGCACCGGCGTCGCGGGGCCCCGGAGGGCCGCCGGGGCCCCGGTGACGGTCCGTCATCCGCCGTGCGCCGGCGGCCCGGGGCCTCGCCGGGGAAGGAGCGGGCGGCTCAGTGACCGAAGCGCTCGCGGCGCACCGAGTAGACGACGAACCCGGCGCCCAGCGTCAGGCAGGCCGTGCCGCCGACGATGTAGGGGGTGCTGTCGAAGCTGCCGGTGTCGGCGAGCCGGACGTCCTGGACGGTGCCGTCCAGGGACGTGGACGTGGTGTGGGACACCACTCTCGCCTGCTGCGTGACCTGCGGGGACGGGCTCGCCGGGGCCGACTCTCTCGCCGGGGCGTCCGAGGTCGCGTTCGCGGACGGGACGAACCACAGGGCGCACAGCAGGGTGCCTGCGGCGGTGGCGGTCAGCAACGGACGGAGCGCGGATGACACGGAATATCGATCCCCTTGTGGCGCTGGCGAATTGGCCGTGTGGGCCGATGTTAATGAAAGGCGCGGGTCACAGGAAAGTCACAGGGGCCCGGAGCCGTACGCTCCGGGCATGAGCACTCCAGAGACTTCACGTTTTGTCCGGCTTCGGGTGGAGATCGTCCTCGAGGTCGAGGACGAAAAGGCGGTGACCGACGCCGCGTTGCGCAGGATCGCGGACGACGGCGATATGCCGGACGCGGAACGGGTACACGCCGAGAGTGCTGTGAGGGAGGACACCGCTGAGGCCCTCGCGTATCTCGTCGACCCGTTCGGTCTGGTCGGCGAGGTGCCCGGGGTCGACCTCCAGCAGGCCTCGTGGAGCAGCGAGCGGATCGACTACGACCCTGATGCGCCGGAGTGGGACCTCGACGAGGAGGACGACGAGGAGCCCTACGACGACGGGTACGACGAAGTCGCCGAGGACGGCGACGAGGAGGACCGCGTCGACGGCGACGCGCGCGGGACGGGCGGGGCCGGCTGAGGCCGCCCGGAGGGATCGTGGTCCCGGGCGGCGACCGCCGTCCGGGACCACGGCGTTCCGGGCGGCGCACCGGCCGGCACCCGCCACTTCCCGCCGCGGCGGACGTGGTGAGCCCCACACCCGTGGGCCATGGGGAACCGGATCAACCGGTCGTAGCGTTGATGGTTAGGACGAGGTCCCGGCTTCGGGCCGGGTGCTCGTGGGGTTGGGATTCGGCAACGATGGAGAAGCGTGTGATGACGGACGGTAAGCGGCGCAGGGGTCTGACGGCCGCGTCCGCTCTGCTCGGTGGTGTGCTGGTGCTCTCGGCGTGTTCCGGCGGGGACGCCGACGCCTCGGGAGGCGACGGCGGGAACGGCACCGCGCAGGCCCGGGTCGACGAGGCGGCGGCCGAGAAGAGCTCCGAGGCACAGATCGAGATCACGCCGAAGGACGGCTCGAACAACGCCTCCATCAACAACTCCGCCGCCGTGACCGTGACCAAGGGCACGCTCACCGAGGTGAGGATGACGACCGCCGACGGCACCGCCGTCTCCGGTGAGATATCCGCCGACAAGAAGACCTGGAAGCCCAGCGCCCAGCTGGAGCGCGCCACCACCTACAAGGTGACGGCCACCGCCGAGGACTCCGAGGGCCGCGCCGCGCACGAGAACGCCTCGTTCACCACGGTCTCCCCGACCAACAGCTTCATCGGCACCTTCACCCCGGACGACGGCACCACCGTGGGCGTCGGCATGCCGGTGTCGATCAACTTCGACAAGGCGATCACCGACAAGGCCGCGGTCCAGAAGGGCGTCACCGTCTCGACCACCAGCGGTCAGGAGGTCGCCTGCCACTGGTTCAACGCCAACCGCATGGACTGCCGCCCCGAGGACTACTGGCAGGAGGGTTCCACCGTCACCCTCAAGCTGGCGCTCGACGGGGTCGAGGGCGCCGAGGGCGTCTACGGCGTCCAGCAGAAGACGGTCACCTTCAAGATCGGCCGCAACCAGGTCTCCTACGTCGACGCCGAGACCAAGCAGATGAAGGTCACGCAGGACGGCAAGACCGTGCGGACCATCCCGATCTCCGCCGGGGCGCCCGAGAACAAGACGTACGAGGGCCAGATGGTGATCTCCGAGAAGTTCAAGGAGACCCGGATGAACGGCGCGACCGTCGGCTTCACCGACGACGACGGCAAGGGCGAGTACGACATCAAGGACGTGCCGCACGCCATGCGCCTGAGCACCTCCGGCACCTTCATCCACGGCAACTACTGGGGCGACAAGTCCATCTTCGGCAGCGCCAACACCAGCCACGGCTGCGTCGGCCTGTCCGACACCAAGGGCGCGAACGACCCGAACACGCCCGGCGCGTGGTTCTACGACAACTCGATCGTCGGTGACGTGGTCGTCGTCCAGAACACCGGCGACAAGACCATCGCCCCGGACAACGGCCTCAACGGCTGGAACATGAGCTGGGAGCAGTGGAAGGCGGGCTCGGCGATCTGACGCCGGCCGCCCCGCGGCGCCTCACCCCACCCGGCCGATGCCGCCGTCCGCCCCTTCGGGGGCGGACGGCGGCATCGGCCTTCTCATGCGGCTCTTATGGCGTGCTTAACGCTTCATCACGGACCGTCCCTAGCTTGCCGCCATGTTCTTCACCTACCTGAGGCGCGAGCTGCGCCGCCGCAGAAAGGCGGCCCTCGTCGTCGCCTCCGGCCTCGCACTCGGCATCGCGCTGGTCGTCGTGGTCGACTCCGTCTCCTCCGGAATGGGCAAGGCGCAGGAGAAGGTCCTGCAGTCCCTGTACGGGCTGGGCACGGACATGACGGTCACCAAGGCCGCGGAGTCCACCACCGCCGCCGAGCGCCCCCGCTTCCGCTTCGACGCCCGGGACGACGGCTCCGGCGAGGAGCAGAGCAGCGACCGCGTCATGGTGCAGGGCTTCCAGACCCTGGCGAGCTCCACCGTGGACAAGGTCGGCGAACAGGACGGTGTCGCCGACGCGGTGGGCGGACTGAGCCTGCAGGTCGTCAAGGTCAGCGGCGAGTTCACGCGGGGCCGGTTCCAGCAGGACGGCCAGGGCGGCGGCCCCGGTGCCGCCCAGCCCTCGCCGCAGGGACGGGTCCAGGGCGGCGGCGCCGACTTCGACGTCAACAGCTACTCCGTCTACGGCACCGACGTCACCGAGCCCGCCCTCGGCCCGCTGACCTCCTCCGAGATCACCAGCGGCCGCACCTTCAGGACGACCGAGACCGACGCGAAGGTCGCCGTCGTCGACTCCGCCTACGCCAGGGAGAAGAAGCTCCAGACCGGTGACACCGTCACCGTCAAGGGCACGAAGTACGAGGTCATCGGCATCGCCACCGCCTCCAGCGGGGACGCGGCGGCCAACCTCTACGTCCCGCTGAAGCAGGCCCAGACGCTCGCCGGCGCCAAGGACAAGGTCACCACCATCTACGTCAAGGCGACCGACTCCCAGCGGATCGACAGCGTCAAGTCCGGGATACAGAAGAACATCTCCGGCACGACCGTCACGACCTCCGCCGACCTCGCGGACACCGTCTCCGGCTCCCTGTCCACCGCCTCCTCGCTCGCCGCCGGCGTCGGCAGGTGGCTGTCGGTCGTGGTGCTCGTGGCCGCGTTCCTCGTCGCCGGCCTGCTCACCTCCTCGGCGGTCTCCCGCCGGGTGCGCGAGTTCGGCACGCTCAAGGCGCTGGGCTGGACGTCCGGCCGGGTGACCCGGCAGGTGGTCGGCGAGTCCGTGGTCCACGGTCTGGTCGGCGGCGTCCTCGGCATCGCGCTCGGCCTGGCGGGCGCCTACGCCGTCACCGCGGTCAGCCCCACCCTGCAGGCCCAGCTCGGCGGCGGGGGAGGCGGCACGGGCGGGCCCGGCGGCGGCGCCGGCCTCGGCGGGCCCGGACGGCAGGCCGCCGCCAGGACCCTCGACGTCGCGCTCACCGCGCCCGTCAGCCTCACCACCCTCGCCCTCGCGGTCGGCCTCGCGGTGGCCGGCGGCCTCGTCGCCGGCGCCTTCGGCGGCTGGCGCGCCTCCCGGCTGCGGCCGGCCGACGCGCTCCGCCGCGTCGGCTGACGCCCGCCCGGCACCGGTCCCGGGGCCCGCAGCGGACGGGCCCCACCCTCGTACGCGATCCAGGAGCAGACCCATGTACGAACTCAGAGGCGTCACCCGGCGCTACACGCGCGGCAAGGAGACCGTCCACGCCCTCGACGGAGTCGACCTGACCATCCCCGACGGCGACCGGCTCGTCATCCAGGGACCCACGGGCGGCGGCAAGTCCACGCTGCTGCAGATGCTCGGCGGGCTCGACCTGCCCAGCTCCGGCGAGATCGTCCTCGACGGCACCGACCTGGCCCGGCTGCCCGAGGCCCGGCTCACCCGGGTCCGCAGCGAGAACATCGGCTTCGTCTTCCAGTCCTTCAACCTGATCCCCACGCTCACCGCGCAGGAGAACGTGGAGACCGCGCTCGTACCGCTCGGGGTGAAGGCGAGGGAGCGCCGCGAGAAGGCCGCCGAGGCGCTGGCGTCGGTCGGGCTGGGCGAGCGGCTCGGGCACCTGCCCGGTGAGATGTCCGGCGGCCAGCAGCAGCGGGTGGCCATCGCGCGGGCGCTGGTGAAGGAACCGAAGGTGCTGCTCGCCGACGAACCCACCGGAAACCTCGACGAGTCGACGCGCGACGAGATCATGGACGTGCTCGTCCGCATGTGGGAGGAGCTGGGGCTCACCTTCGTCATGGTCACCCACGACTCGGCCGTCGCGAAGCAGGCCCCGCGCCTGGCGACGATCCGCAAGGGACGGATCACGGTGAAGGAGAACACCCGGGCCTGAGCCGGGAAGCGCCCAACCGCGCGGTTCCGTAACGGGGTTCCGGCGGCGAGGTTACAGTCACCCGTCGACTTCGGCACCCTCTTCGACATCCCTTGAGGCGCTTGATCACCCCTCGGCATACTTCGTGATCCGGGGGGTGCGCGCAGACGTACGAGACCACCCCCGGCCGGGTGACGGTAATCCACCCGGCAACTTCGCTAGGGGGAACCTTGCGCAGACAAGTGAAGAGAGCGTGCGCGGCCACGGTCGCCACGGCGGCCGCCGTGGCGCTCGCGGCGGGCATGGCCGCTCCGGCGTCGGCGGACGGGGGACGCACGACCGCCGGGGCGCAGACGTCCGACAAGACGTCCGCGGCCAAGGCCAAGCACCGCGTCACGCTGATCACCGGTGACCGGGTCGCCGTGGACGCCAAGGGCCGCGTGGTCGGCCTGGAGCGGGCGAAGGGCCGGGAGCACATACCCGTCCAGGTCCGCAGGACCGGCGGTCACACGCTCGTGGTGCCGGCGGACGCCGCCCGGCTGATCGCGAGCGGCAAGCTCGACCAGCGGCTCTTCGACGTCACCGAACTCAACAAGGCGACGACCCGCGGCTCCCAGAAGCGGGGCCTGAAGGTCATCGTCGGCTACAAGGGCAGCGCGGCGGGCGCCAAGGCCGAGGTGCGCGACGCGGGCACGCTCCGCCGGACCCTGAAGACCCTGAACGCGGACGCGGTGCAGACGCCGCACGAGGACGCGCCCGACCTGTGGGACGCCGTCACCAACGGCGACCGGACCGCCTCCGGTGTCGCCCACGTCTGGCTCGACGGGGTGCGCAAGGCCAGCCTCGACACCTCCGTCGCGCAGATCGGCACCCCCAAGGCGTGGGCCGCCGGCTACGACGGCAAGGGCGTCACCATCGCCGTGCTGGACACCGGTGTCGACGCCACCCACCCGGACCTCAAGGGCCAGGTGACCGAGTCCAAGAACTTCACCTCCGCGGCCACCACCGGGGACAAGGTCGGCCACGGCACCCACGTCGCGTCCATCGCGGCCGGTACGGGCGCCAAGTCGGGCGGCAAGTACAAGGGCGTCGCGCCCGGCGCGAAGGTCCTCAACGGCAAGGTCCTCGACGACTCCGGCTTCGGTGACGACTCCGGCATCCTCGCCGGCATGGAGTGGGCGGCCGCGCAGGGCGCCGACGTCGTCAACATGAGCCTGGGCGGCATGGACACCGCCGAGGTCGACCCGCTGGAGGCGGCGGTCAACAAGCTGTCCGCCGAGAAGGGCGTGCTGTTCGCCATCGCGGCCGGCAACGAGGGCCCGCAGTCGATCGGTTCGCCGGGCAGCGCGGACGCCGCGCTCACCGTCGGCGCCGTCGACGACAAGGACGCGCTCGCCGACTTCTCCTCCACCGGCCCCCGCGTCGGCGACGGCGCCATCAAGCCGGACGTCACCGCGCCGGGCGTCGACATCACGGCCGCCTCGGCGAAGGGCAACGACATCGCCGGGGAGGTCGGCGAGAAGCCGGCCGGCTACATGACCATCTCCGGCACGTCGATGGCGACCCCGCACGTCGCGGGAGCCGCGGCGATCCTGAAGCAGCAGCACCCGGAGTGGACCCACACGGAGCTGAAGGCCGCCCTCACCGGCTCCACGAAGGGCGGCAAGTACACGCCGTTCGAGCAGGGTTCGGGCCGGGTCCAGGTCGACAAGGCCGTCAAGCAGACGGTGATCGCCGACCCGGTGTCGCTGAGCTTCGGCGTGCAGCAGTGGCCGCACACCGACGACAAGCCGGTCACCAAGGAGCTGACCTACCGCAACCTCGGCACCGAGGACGTCACGCTGAAGCTGACGTCGACGGCCACCGACCCCAAGGGCAAGGCCGCCCCGGCCGGCTTCTTCGAGCTCGGTGCCACCACGGTCACCGTCCCGGCGGGCGGCAGGGCCTCCGTGGACCTCACCGTGGACACCCGGCTCGGCGGCACCGTCGACGGCGCGTACTCCGCGTACGTGGTCGCGACCGGCGGCGGGCAGAGCGTGCGCACGGCGGCCGCCGTGCAGCGCGAGGTCGAGTCGTACGACGTGACGCTGAAGTTCCTCGGCCGTGCGGGCAAGCCGGCCGGCAACTACGTCGCGAACCTCTCCGGTCTCTCCGGCCTGGGCGCCGGGCAGTGGTACCAGCCCTACGACGCCGACGGCACCGTCACCGTGCGGGTGCCCAAGGGCGGTTACGTCCTGGACACCGGCATCTTCGTCAGCCCCGACCCGCAGAAGTACGAGGGCGCCGACTGGCTGGCCCAGCCGAAGCTGAGCGTCACCAAGGACACGACGATCACGCTGGACGCCCGCAAGGCCAAGCCGGTGAACATCACCGTGCCGGACAAGGGCGTCAAGTCGGAGTTCGCCTCGGCCGACTACACCGTCGAGACGAAGAACACCGCCCAGGCCTTCGGCTGGTGGCTGGACTCGTACGACAACTTCCGCTCCGCCCACCTCGGC includes:
- a CDS encoding Ig-like domain-containing protein — its product is MTDGKRRRGLTAASALLGGVLVLSACSGGDADASGGDGGNGTAQARVDEAAAEKSSEAQIEITPKDGSNNASINNSAAVTVTKGTLTEVRMTTADGTAVSGEISADKKTWKPSAQLERATTYKVTATAEDSEGRAAHENASFTTVSPTNSFIGTFTPDDGTTVGVGMPVSINFDKAITDKAAVQKGVTVSTTSGQEVACHWFNANRMDCRPEDYWQEGSTVTLKLALDGVEGAEGVYGVQQKTVTFKIGRNQVSYVDAETKQMKVTQDGKTVRTIPISAGAPENKTYEGQMVISEKFKETRMNGATVGFTDDDGKGEYDIKDVPHAMRLSTSGTFIHGNYWGDKSIFGSANTSHGCVGLSDTKGANDPNTPGAWFYDNSIVGDVVVVQNTGDKTIAPDNGLNGWNMSWEQWKAGSAI
- a CDS encoding ABC transporter permease; this encodes MFFTYLRRELRRRRKAALVVASGLALGIALVVVVDSVSSGMGKAQEKVLQSLYGLGTDMTVTKAAESTTAAERPRFRFDARDDGSGEEQSSDRVMVQGFQTLASSTVDKVGEQDGVADAVGGLSLQVVKVSGEFTRGRFQQDGQGGGPGAAQPSPQGRVQGGGADFDVNSYSVYGTDVTEPALGPLTSSEITSGRTFRTTETDAKVAVVDSAYAREKKLQTGDTVTVKGTKYEVIGIATASSGDAAANLYVPLKQAQTLAGAKDKVTTIYVKATDSQRIDSVKSGIQKNISGTTVTTSADLADTVSGSLSTASSLAAGVGRWLSVVVLVAAFLVAGLLTSSAVSRRVREFGTLKALGWTSGRVTRQVVGESVVHGLVGGVLGIALGLAGAYAVTAVSPTLQAQLGGGGGGTGGPGGGAGLGGPGRQAAARTLDVALTAPVSLTTLALAVGLAVAGGLVAGAFGGWRASRLRPADALRRVG
- a CDS encoding ABC transporter ATP-binding protein, encoding MYELRGVTRRYTRGKETVHALDGVDLTIPDGDRLVIQGPTGGGKSTLLQMLGGLDLPSSGEIVLDGTDLARLPEARLTRVRSENIGFVFQSFNLIPTLTAQENVETALVPLGVKARERREKAAEALASVGLGERLGHLPGEMSGGQQQRVAIARALVKEPKVLLADEPTGNLDESTRDEIMDVLVRMWEELGLTFVMVTHDSAVAKQAPRLATIRKGRITVKENTRA
- a CDS encoding S8 family serine peptidase; translated protein: MKRACAATVATAAAVALAAGMAAPASADGGRTTAGAQTSDKTSAAKAKHRVTLITGDRVAVDAKGRVVGLERAKGREHIPVQVRRTGGHTLVVPADAARLIASGKLDQRLFDVTELNKATTRGSQKRGLKVIVGYKGSAAGAKAEVRDAGTLRRTLKTLNADAVQTPHEDAPDLWDAVTNGDRTASGVAHVWLDGVRKASLDTSVAQIGTPKAWAAGYDGKGVTIAVLDTGVDATHPDLKGQVTESKNFTSAATTGDKVGHGTHVASIAAGTGAKSGGKYKGVAPGAKVLNGKVLDDSGFGDDSGILAGMEWAAAQGADVVNMSLGGMDTAEVDPLEAAVNKLSAEKGVLFAIAAGNEGPQSIGSPGSADAALTVGAVDDKDALADFSSTGPRVGDGAIKPDVTAPGVDITAASAKGNDIAGEVGEKPAGYMTISGTSMATPHVAGAAAILKQQHPEWTHTELKAALTGSTKGGKYTPFEQGSGRVQVDKAVKQTVIADPVSLSFGVQQWPHTDDKPVTKELTYRNLGTEDVTLKLTSTATDPKGKAAPAGFFELGATTVTVPAGGRASVDLTVDTRLGGTVDGAYSAYVVATGGGQSVRTAAAVQREVESYDVTLKFLGRAGKPAGNYVANLSGLSGLGAGQWYQPYDADGTVTVRVPKGGYVLDTGIFVSPDPQKYEGADWLAQPKLSVTKDTTITLDARKAKPVNITVPDKGVKSEFASADYTVETKNTAQAFGWWLDSYDNFRSAHLGPQITDGSLSQQWDSHWSKGAKEQYDTVAGGVVKQLATGYNRAYKAGDLATVKVGLGASASGKKGEVGAVGWLPTSGGGSSVSIPQTLPGTRTLHLSTGNGVRWDLDFAQRGGVDADGWPVYDAGYTIGYGKAYKGGAHYSETVNTAVFGPRLTSEYGLFRDGNSISGLVPLFADGKGHDGSSLFTSVTTTLYRDGKKVGSNDDPLLGDQEFKVPSGDAAYKLTTSVKRSAKVAAASTRIDASWTFRSKKTADLKQLPASTVRFNAATGLDSKVTAGKKVTVPVTVEGAAKGKNLKSLSVYVSYDYGQTWKKLEVKKGKVTFKNPAKGKAISFHAKIADKKGNKSTISIYNAYHGK